A genomic segment from Cyprinus carpio isolate SPL01 chromosome A4, ASM1834038v1, whole genome shotgun sequence encodes:
- the LOC109066702 gene encoding gastrula zinc finger protein XlCGF8.2DB-like has product MEFIKEEREDVKIEDTFRVKHEDTETHTDLMALKEEKVVLDENEEEDQYENLHDFITGEKPFCRLKTEKTFTRKRAQESETQSYFTCFRFGKRFSQRKNPKDHKSIHNGKKTFICQQCGKSFSHRGNLTRHVRVHTGEKPYTCPQCGHGFAQKGHLNVHLRLHTGENHYICPQCGKSYAQRGNFKIHMRIHSGESPFTCQQCGKSFTRKDTLDKHIRIHTGEKHFTCPQCGKSFALKENFTRHMRTHTGEKPYTCQHCGESFAQQGNLNIHMRVHTGENPYICLQCGKSFRQHGNLTVHMRIHNGERPYSCQLCGKSFARKICLERHVRIHTGEKPYTCQKCGKSFCQHGNLRVHMRIHNGERPFSCQLCGKSFTRKICLERHMRVHTGEKP; this is encoded by the coding sequence ACCTAATGGCACTGAAAGAGGAGAAAGTAGTACTTGATGAAAATGAAGAGGAAGATCAATATGAGAATCTTCATGATTTCataactggagaaaaacctttttGTCGCTTAAAGACTGAAAAGACTTTCACGCGAAAAAGAGCTCAAGAGTCAGAAACTCAAAGTTATTTTACTTGCTTTCGGTTCGGAAAGCGTTTCAGTCAACGAAAAAACCCTAAAGACCACAAGAGTATTCACAATGGAAAGAAGACTTTcatctgccaacagtgtggaaaaagtttcagtcACAGAGGAAACCTTACCAGGCAcgtgagagttcacactggagaaaagccttacacctgccctcagtgtggacaCGGTTTTGCTCAAAAAGGACACCTAAATGTTCACTTAAgacttcacactggagaaaaccaTTACATATGTCcccagtgtggaaagagttatgCTCAACGAGGAAACTTTAaaatccacatgagaattcactctGGGGAAAGCCCttttacctgccaacagtgtggaaagagtttcactcgtAAAGACACTCTTGACAAGCACATACgtattcacactggagaaaagcatttcacctgccctcagtgtggaaaaagtttcgcTCTAAAAGAAAACTTCACCAggcacatgagaactcacaccggagagaagccttacacatgccagCACTGTGGAGAGAGTTTTGCTCAACAAGGAAACCTTAatattcacatgagagttcacactggagagaacccTTACATATGTcttcagtgtggaaaaagtttcagacAACATGGAAACCTTACGGTCCACATGAGAATCCACAACGGAGAGAGGCCTTATTCCTGCCAACTGTGTGGAAAAAGCTTCGCTCGTAAAATCTGTCTTGAAAGACAcgtgagaattcacactggagagaagccttacacatgccaaaagtgtggaaagagtttctgtcAACATGGAAACCTTAGAGTCCACATGAGAATCCACAACGGAGAGAGGCCTTTTTCCTGCCAGCTGTGTGGAAAAAGCTTCACTCGTAAAATCTGTCTTGAAaggcacatgagagttcacactggagagaagccttga